The Henckelia pumila isolate YLH828 chromosome 2, ASM3356847v2, whole genome shotgun sequence genome includes a window with the following:
- the LOC140881772 gene encoding kinesin-like protein KIN-5C, protein MSNRHEKEKSVNVQVLLRCRPFSEEELRNNAPQVVTCNEFLREVSVSQNIAGKHLDRVFTFDKVFGPNAQQSDLYHQAVVPIVNEVLEGFNCTIFAYGQTGTGKTYTMEGECKRSKSGPNGELPPEAGVIPRAVQQIFDTLESQNAEYSVKVTFLELYNEEITDLLAPEDISRVTMEDKQKKLLPLMEDGKGGVLVRGLEEEIVASASEIFTLLERGSAKRRTAETLLNKQSSRSHSLFSITIHIKEATPEGEELIKCGKLNLVDLAGSENISRSGAREGRAREAGEINKSLLTLGRVINALVEHLGHIPYRDSKLTRLLRDSLGGRTKTCIIATVSPAVHCLEETLSTLDYAHRAKNIKNKPEVNQKMMKSTLIKDLYGEIERLKGEVYAAREKNGVYIPKERYYQEESERKAMADQIEQLGLTIENQQKKIEELHDKYNAQVQECSDLSNKLEETQAILKHTCTLLESTEDELRQCQYTLKERDFIILEQKKSENALAQQACALRADLEKSHKDNSSLFLKMAREDELNSYNRSIVNSFQAELSKQLGALGNLLAASLSRQSEHLQLVDKLCVSFLQVHDKAAKELKNKVSLSKALYSSHFEAVQEVVRLHKAGSNAALEELSVLASSNYKSSQEFLATEALEVKLIFNDLQETLSDHHGEVAHLATELRQRFNASVGQLMETSGSLNTFIDNLLEKSKALEQHVFQVDEIQTKCIADFHKSYEDQSRSAAEKLIADVTTLVSDCMRRQKEMVDARLGDLKETVVGNKMFLEGHVSTMDGITTDLKRKWQDSFTQAESNLKDNADFSAAKHCRMELLLQKCFNNADAALQRWQKTQESFSDMGSQHALAIAGSARNICEGNERHNDEIEASRMTVEEDIKTKSADIIQCFDGLSEQERTYVSEILTTSEAHSKTLENLQRDHSQQSGCIEQRAVDTFTQKYMDYEPTGTTPIRSEPSIPTKSTIEALRAMPIEVLQEEFRENSTFKSFKVKEIKPSLIPRSPFSQIN, encoded by the exons ATGTCGAATCGTCACGAGAAAGAAAAGAGCGTAAATGTTCAAGTGCTGCTTCGCTGCAG GCCTTTCAGTGAGGAAGAGTTGCGGAACAATGCACCGCAGGTGGTGACTTGCAATGAATTCTTGAGAGAGGTCTCGGTTTCGCAGAATATCGCTGGAAAACACCTCGATAGGGTTTTTACATTCGACAAG GTCTTCGGTCCCAACGCCCAACAAAGTGATCTTTATCATCAAGCAGTTGTCCCCATAGTTAATGAGGTTTTGGAAGGGTTTAACTGTACCATCTTTGCCTACGGACAGACTGGCACAGGAAAAACTTATACCATGGAGGGTGAATGTAAGAGGTCAAAG AGTGGCCCAAATGGAGAATTGCCTCCAGAAGCAGGAGTTATACCGCGAGCTGTACAACAAATATTTGACACTTTAGAGAGTCAAAACGCAGAATACAGTGTGAAAGTCACTTTTTTGGAGCTGTATAATGAAGAAATAACCGACTTGTTAGCGCCAGAAGATATATCTAGAGTTACCATGGAGGACAAGCAGAAAAAGCTATTGCCACTCATGGAAGATGGGAAAGGCGGAGTTCTTGTTAGAGGATTGGAAGAGGAGATTGTAGCTAGTGCATCTGAGATTTTCACTTTACTTGAACGGGGATCTGCTAAACGCCGAACTGCTGAAACCTTACTTAATAAGCAATCGAG TCGATCGCATTCGCTGTTTTCCATAACCATACATATAAAGGAAGCTACACCAGAAGGTGAAGAATTAATTAAATGTGGCAAGTTGAATCTGGTTGATTTAGCTGGTTCAGAGAACATCTCTCGTTCTGGTGCTCGGGAG GGTAGAGCAAGGGAAGCTGgcgaaataaataaaagtttgctTACATTAGGAAGAGTAATAAATGCACTAGTTGAGCATCTTGGACACATTCCATACAG GGATAGCAAGCTCACACGATTACTTCGTGATTCATTGGGAGGACGAACCAAGACCTGCATCATTGCCACAGTGTCACCTGCTGTTCATTGTCTTGAGGAGACACTTAGCACTTTAGATTATGCTCACAGGGCTAAGAATATAAAGAATAAGCCAGAG GTAAATCAGAAGATGATGAAATCTACTCTTATTAAAGATCTATATGGTGAAATTGAGCGGCTTAAGGGAG AGGTTTATGCCGCAAGAGAGAAAAATGGAGTCTACATTCCTAAAGAGCGATATTATCAGGAGGAGAGTGAGAGAAAG gctatggctgatcaaaTTGAACAGCTGGGATTAACAATCGAGAATCAACAGAAG AAAATTGAGGAATTACATGACAAATATAATGCTCAGGTCCAAGAATGCTCTGATTTGAGCAACAAACTTGAGGAGACACAGGCAA TTCTGAAACATACTTGCACGTTGTTGGAAAGCACTGAGGATGAGTTACGCCAATGCCAATATACTCTTAAGGAGAGAGATTTCATCATATTGGAACAGAAAAAATCAG AAAATGCCCTGGCTCAGCAAGCATGTGCTTTGCGTGCTGACTTGGAAAAATCCCACAAGGATAACTCTTCGTTATTCCTCAAAATGG CCAGAGAGGACGAACTGAATTCATATAACAGGTCTATTGTGAATAGTTTTCAAGCTGAACTTTCCAAGCAGCTGGGGGCCCTTGGTAACTTGCTGGCTGCATCTTTGTCTCGACAAAGTGAACACCTCCAACTTGTTGATAAGCTCTGCGTTTCCTTTCTTCAAGTACATGACAAG gCTGCCAAAGAGTTAAAAAATAAAGTTAGTCTCTCGAAGGCTTTGTATTCATCACATTTTGAGGCTGTACAAGAAGTTGTCCGGCTTCACAAAGCTGGTTCAAATGCTGCTTTGGAGGAACTTTCGGTTTTGGCATCTTCTAATTATAAGTCTAGTCAAGAA TTTTTAGCTACAGAGGCTCTTGAAGTGAAGCTAATTTTCAATGATCTTCAAGAAACTCTGTCTGATCATCATGGTGAAGTGGCTCATTTGGCAACTGAGCTACGGCAG AGATTCAATGCCAGTGTAGGACAACTGATGGAGACATCAGGATCCCTTAATACATTCATTGATAACCTTTTAGAAAAATCAAAAGCACTTGAGCAGCATGTATTTCAAGTTGATGAAATCCAAACCAAGTGTATTGCTGACTTTCACAAATCCTACGAG GATCAATCAAGATCAGCGGCGGAGAAGCTTATCGCTGATGTGACCACTCTTGTTTCTGATTGCATGCGTCGTCAGAAAGAGATG GTGGATGCAAGGCTTGGTGATCTAAAAGAAACAGTAGTTGGGAACAAGATGTTTCTGGAAGGGCATGTTTCAACAATGGATGGCATTACAACAGATCTAAAAAGGAAATGGCAGGATTCCTTTACACAAGCAGAGTCTAACTTAAAAGACAATGCAGACTTTTCTGCGGCGAAGCATTGTCGTATGGAGTTACTTCTACAGAAATG CTTCAACAATGCTGACGCTGCTTTGCAGCGGTGGCAGAAAACACAAGAATCATTTAGCGATATGGGAAGCCAACATGCTTTAGCAATTGCGGGGAGTGCCAG GAACATATGTGAGGGTAATGAACGACATAATGATGAAATTGAAGCTTCAAGAATGACTGTTGAGGAAGATATCAAAACCAAAAGTGCAGATATTATTCAATGTTTTGATG GTTTATCAGAGCAGGAGAGAACATATGTTTCCGAAATTCTGACTACTTCTGAAGCTCATTCAAAAACACTTGAAAACCTTCAGAGAGATCATTCCCAGCAATCTGGATGTATTGAACAGCGTGCTGTTGATACTTTCACGCAGAAATATATG GATTATGAGCCGACAGGGACAACTCCTATTCGAAGTGAGCCTAGCATTCCAACCAAGAGCACCATCGAGGCCCTTCGAGCCATGCCAATTGAAGTTCTTCAAGAAGAATTTCGGGAAAACAGTACATTCAAATCATTCAAAGTAAAGGAAATAAAGCCATCCCTGATTCCTCGATCCCCTTTTTCACAGATTAACTAG
- the LOC140882561 gene encoding small ribosomal subunit protein uS11x — MSKRRTREPKEENVTLGPATRDGEIVFGVAHIFASFNDTFIHVTDLSGRETLVRITGGMKVKADRDESSPYAAMLAAQDVSQRCKELGINALHIKLRATGGNKTKTPGPGAQSALRALARSGMKIGRIEDVTPIPTDSTRRKGGRRGRRL, encoded by the exons ATG TCGAAAAGAAGGACCAGAGAGCCCAAAGAAGAGAATGTAACTCTTGGACCTGCCACCAGGGATGGAGAAATAGTGTTTGGTGTGGCACACATTTTTGCCTCATTCAATGATACCTTCATC CACGTTACTGATTTATCTGGAAGGGAAACCTTGGTTCGTATTACAG GTGGTATGAAGGTGAAGGCTGATAGGGATGAGTCCTCTCCTTATGCAGCCATGCTTGCAGCACAAGATGTTTCTCAACGATGCAAG GAGCTGGGAATCAATGCTCTTCATATTAAGCTTCGTGCTACTGGAGGCAACAAGACTAAGACTCCTGGCCCTGGTGCTCAATCTGCTCTTAGAGCCCTTGCTCGCTCTGGCATGAAGATTGGTCGGATAG AGGACGTGACTCCAATTCCCACCGACAGCACCCGAAGAAAGGGTGGTAGAAGAGGAAGGAGGCTGTAA